One window of the Chitinophaga niabensis genome contains the following:
- a CDS encoding CopD family protein, protein MYLYIKALHIIFIVTWFAGLFYIVRLFVYHTEAQSAEEPRRSILQEQFKIMMKRLWYGITWPSAVLTLIFGPWMVILLGDIPGWLWVKLVFVLGLYIYHFILHGIFKGFLKDQFRYTSTQLRVWNEVATIFLVAIVFLVVLKSLLSMVWALVGLVAFTGVLLIAIRLYKKAREAREKKSS, encoded by the coding sequence ATGTATTTATACATTAAAGCGCTTCATATCATTTTCATCGTTACCTGGTTCGCCGGGCTTTTTTACATTGTGCGATTATTTGTTTATCACACGGAAGCACAATCTGCTGAAGAACCCCGCCGCAGTATTTTACAGGAACAGTTTAAGATCATGATGAAGCGGTTGTGGTATGGGATCACCTGGCCATCTGCAGTGCTCACCCTGATCTTCGGACCCTGGATGGTTATTTTGCTGGGAGATATTCCCGGTTGGTTATGGGTAAAACTTGTTTTTGTATTAGGCCTCTACATTTACCACTTTATACTACATGGGATCTTCAAAGGATTTTTAAAAGATCAGTTCCGTTATACTTCTACACAGTTAAGGGTATGGAACGAAGTAGCCACTATTTTTTTAGTGGCCATCGTTTTTCTTGTTGTGCTGAAAAGCTTGCTGAGCATGGTATGGGCACTGGTTGGGCTGGTTGCTTTCACCGGTGTGTTGCTCATTGCAATACGTTTGTATAAAAAGGCCCGTGAGGCCCGCGAGAAAAAATCTTCTTAA
- a CDS encoding outer membrane beta-barrel protein, whose protein sequence is MSEQFENSIRKKLEEVDIPFDPAAWDDMKKRLDDSDKRRPVFWWWTSGLLLLLLLGGGGWWWYAQQDQSTALQKVPIENIAGGNNVHTPAVTGTDKVTSPSSEKNEATPLSEKLSHTNEATPSEKATIIPTEKTPNTSLSEKTTNASSSEKTTVPNFASNKKTTHPSKEQTQTSTNEAITKESTIAPEESTPLRYDIQPIPFNQLQKTSIPANVNNSPVINIHTDTTVNNYTKKAKKKKSGFDGGITLGPDYNIAPSFTMGKIGFNGGLFLRYHVNNRLSLSVAAVYAKKVYGATPKDYQFTYPTNYVKIDADCNVLDVPLNVNYTFLDRPKSSWSAMAGASSYFMLKEKYDYYWANNTKRTREFSNQNQHYFSVLNLGVTYERKTSGRLKWGLQPYVKVPLNGVGEGKVKLSSAGVSLQLSLGKKD, encoded by the coding sequence ATGAGTGAACAATTTGAAAATAGCATTCGTAAAAAACTGGAGGAGGTAGATATCCCCTTCGATCCCGCCGCTTGGGATGATATGAAAAAGCGGCTGGACGATTCGGATAAGCGCCGTCCCGTTTTTTGGTGGTGGACTTCCGGGCTCCTCCTGCTTCTTCTGCTTGGCGGAGGCGGCTGGTGGTGGTATGCCCAGCAAGACCAGTCCACCGCGTTGCAAAAAGTGCCGATTGAGAATATCGCAGGGGGAAATAATGTGCATACACCGGCTGTTACCGGAACTGATAAAGTAACATCACCTTCTTCTGAAAAAAATGAGGCAACACCGTTATCAGAAAAACTAAGCCACACCAACGAAGCAACGCCTTCAGAAAAAGCAACTATAATACCAACAGAAAAAACACCAAATACATCGCTATCAGAAAAAACAACAAACGCATCATCTTCAGAAAAAACTACCGTGCCCAATTTCGCGTCCAATAAAAAAACAACACACCCATCAAAGGAACAAACACAAACATCCACCAACGAAGCAATAACCAAAGAATCAACAATCGCACCCGAAGAATCAACCCCACTGCGTTACGACATTCAACCAATACCATTTAACCAACTGCAAAAAACTTCCATACCGGCCAATGTGAATAACTCACCGGTAATTAACATACACACAGATACTACCGTCAATAACTATACGAAAAAAGCTAAAAAGAAGAAATCCGGATTCGATGGTGGTATTACCCTCGGCCCTGATTATAATATCGCCCCTTCTTTCACAATGGGAAAAATTGGTTTCAACGGCGGATTATTTTTGCGCTATCATGTGAATAACCGCCTCAGCCTGAGTGTAGCCGCAGTGTACGCAAAAAAAGTATACGGCGCCACGCCCAAAGATTATCAATTCACCTACCCCACCAACTATGTAAAGATCGATGCGGATTGTAATGTGCTGGATGTTCCTTTGAATGTAAACTATACATTCCTCGATCGTCCGAAGAGCAGCTGGAGTGCTATGGCCGGAGCATCCTCATATTTCATGCTGAAAGAAAAGTATGATTATTATTGGGCAAACAATACCAAACGCACCCGCGAATTCAGCAATCAAAACCAACATTATTTTTCCGTACTTAACCTCGGTGTTACGTACGAAAGAAAAACATCAGGAAGATTGAAATGGGGATTACAACCCTATGTGAAAGTTCCGCTGAACGGAGTGGGAGAAGGAAAAGTAAAACTCAGTTCTGCAGGCGTATCTCTGCAACTGAGTTTAGGTAAAAAAGATTAA
- a CDS encoding RNA polymerase sigma factor — MQDIADIIEGCRQLKRSSQEALYRQFFGYAMAICLRYASNKDEAIEILNDGFLKIFNHIQSYDTSRPFKSWLSKIMANTAIDHLRSRKKISFSEDITQAYDLGVHDDKALDKLAYEEILQLVQDLPPAYKTVFNLYVMEGFQHQEIADLLGISEGTSKSNLFKAKRILKTKIEEITSQNNDAGKIGATMQK, encoded by the coding sequence GTGCAGGACATAGCAGATATCATCGAAGGTTGCCGCCAATTGAAACGTAGCAGCCAGGAAGCACTTTACCGGCAATTCTTTGGATATGCCATGGCTATCTGTTTGCGTTATGCATCTAACAAGGACGAGGCGATTGAAATCTTAAACGATGGGTTCCTGAAAATTTTTAACCATATACAATCTTACGATACATCCCGACCTTTCAAAAGCTGGCTCAGTAAGATCATGGCCAATACGGCAATAGATCATTTACGCAGCAGAAAGAAAATATCGTTTTCTGAAGATATTACACAAGCCTATGATCTCGGGGTGCATGATGATAAAGCGCTGGACAAACTTGCCTATGAAGAAATACTCCAACTTGTACAGGACTTACCTCCCGCTTATAAGACCGTTTTTAACCTATACGTTATGGAAGGATTTCAACACCAGGAGATTGCAGACCTCTTGGGTATCTCTGAAGGTACCTCCAAGTCTAATTTGTTCAAAGCAAAAAGAATATTGAAAACGAAAATTGAAGAAATAACGTCTCAAAATAATGACGCCGGCAAGATCGGCGCAACAATGCAAAAATGA